From Paenibacillus sp. PK3_47, the proteins below share one genomic window:
- a CDS encoding AraC family transcriptional regulator, with translation MKAYHELRSYPPDFPLRIYRHEQKQFSFRAHWHSDMEAVLVMDGSVRFGINQEVTILTKGEVAVCCSGDIHWYESMDQATFYILVFQPSLLGGYAARPSDISYKSSFLTKDTIQESGINPGIRDRLKGLFDEVYAEMQLNDPYSPMIITGKTLELLATLQRHAPDTQLDGEQENRRTANLKTMQKIIEYLQSDYMQPLTLAETAGHFNLSTFHFCRLFKSLTGTNFKHYLNAIRADAAEEQIRSTNDPITTVALDCGFNNIRTFNRVFKSIKGYNPSSLRE, from the coding sequence ATGAAGGCTTATCATGAATTACGTTCCTATCCCCCGGACTTCCCGCTGCGGATTTACAGGCATGAGCAGAAGCAATTCTCCTTCCGTGCCCACTGGCATTCAGATATGGAAGCGGTTCTGGTGATGGACGGCTCTGTGCGCTTCGGGATCAATCAGGAGGTGACCATCTTAACCAAGGGGGAGGTGGCGGTATGCTGCAGCGGAGATATTCATTGGTATGAAAGCATGGATCAGGCTACGTTCTATATTCTGGTCTTTCAGCCAAGTCTGCTTGGCGGCTATGCAGCACGTCCTTCAGACATCAGCTATAAGAGCTCCTTCTTAACTAAGGACACGATTCAGGAAAGTGGAATAAATCCCGGCATCCGTGACCGGCTAAAGGGATTATTCGACGAGGTCTATGCTGAGATGCAGTTAAACGATCCTTATTCCCCTATGATTATTACCGGCAAAACGCTGGAGCTGCTTGCGACGCTGCAGCGCCATGCGCCGGATACACAGCTGGACGGCGAACAGGAGAACCGCCGGACCGCCAATCTGAAGACGATGCAGAAGATTATAGAATATCTGCAGTCAGACTACATGCAGCCCTTGACACTGGCTGAAACGGCAGGCCACTTTAATCTCAGCACGTTTCATTTCTGCAGGCTGTTCAAAAGTCTGACCGGCACGAACTTCAAGCATTATCTGAATGCCATCCGGGCGGATGCGGCGGAAGAACAAATCAGGTCAACCAATGATCCGATTACCACTGTCGCACTGGATTGCGGATTCAATAATATAAGAACCTTCAATCGTGTATTTAAGTCGATTAAAGGATATAATCCTTCCAGTTTACGCGAATAG